Proteins encoded within one genomic window of Lysinibacillus louembei:
- a CDS encoding Dps family protein, whose amino-acid sequence MSQNLNAKLNELVSTYSVLYTKLHNYHWYVSGPSFFTLHDKFEELYNEATLNLDELAERILSKDAKPVATLREHLAQSLIQEAEGKETAEQMVATIVADFKTIMQALNETMSIAAEDGDDRTEDMLNAMYQSIEKHTWMLNAYLGESVSAQ is encoded by the coding sequence ATGTCACAAAATTTAAACGCAAAATTAAACGAGCTTGTTTCAACGTATTCTGTGCTGTATACAAAGTTACACAATTATCATTGGTATGTAAGCGGTCCATCATTTTTCACATTGCATGACAAATTTGAAGAATTGTATAATGAAGCAACATTGAATCTCGATGAGCTAGCGGAGCGCATTTTATCGAAGGATGCGAAGCCTGTTGCGACATTGCGTGAGCATTTAGCGCAATCATTAATTCAAGAGGCTGAAGGCAAAGAAACGGCAGAGCAAATGGTTGCTACTATTGTTGCCGATTTTAAAACAATTATGCAGGCACTAAATGAAACGATGTCCATTGCAGCAGAAGATGGTGATGACCGTACAGAGGACATGCTGAATGCGATGTATCAAAGTATTGAAAAGCATACGTGGATGTTGAATGCCTATCTTGGTGAAAGCGTCAGCGCACAATAA
- a CDS encoding sensor domain-containing diguanylate cyclase produces MQVGEVGPTKEESKPEMRAKIGYFTPKESKIDIVLQISNFHHQQGGVNNDFVIGSVENVTNYYHYQQYQLFSQIGILVIIGISATVFALLARKQYLFLGFGVFCFLMALRGLFAGNIFITTIFPNMSWLMTTRIEYLITNWLSVLCVLTVYLLYQDRILKWMFYTILSAVCVLTVITLTTEVATFQFYFKWIFLLVIPVFVYMLFLLWKRAFRKDYTATWLMIGCFLMVATVINDYLVAQNLLPTGQLAMYGATAFVFCQVIATSYSYATELQRAKYLNNELQLLNRTLDDKVQKSTQELLEVNEHLQQQVWMDGLTKVYNRQYFNEQCEKLLSHGINIGLILMDIDRFKAYNDYYGHVKGDAILHTVAQKALQQVPANGFLARYGGEEFAVVLTDTTQAQCLEVAETIRQAVEREGIEHEVVESKIVTTSAGVIFATCLNNYTKITDFIDAADHALYKAKKQGRNRVVMMD; encoded by the coding sequence TTGCAGGTCGGAGAAGTGGGACCAACAAAGGAAGAAAGCAAGCCAGAGATGCGTGCAAAAATTGGCTATTTTACACCTAAAGAGTCAAAAATTGATATCGTCCTGCAAATTTCAAATTTCCACCATCAACAAGGTGGCGTCAATAATGATTTTGTCATAGGTAGCGTAGAAAATGTCACAAATTATTATCATTATCAGCAGTATCAGCTATTTTCTCAAATCGGAATTCTTGTCATTATTGGGATATCAGCAACTGTTTTTGCGCTACTCGCAAGAAAGCAGTATTTATTTTTAGGGTTTGGGGTTTTTTGCTTTTTAATGGCATTGCGCGGCTTATTTGCGGGCAATATTTTTATTACAACGATCTTCCCCAATATGTCATGGCTTATGACAACAAGGATTGAATATTTGATTACGAACTGGCTCAGCGTGCTTTGTGTGTTAACAGTTTATTTGCTTTATCAGGATCGCATATTAAAATGGATGTTTTACACGATTTTGTCGGCGGTTTGCGTGCTAACGGTTATTACGTTAACAACGGAAGTGGCAACGTTTCAATTTTATTTTAAATGGATCTTTTTATTAGTCATTCCGGTATTTGTTTATATGCTATTTTTATTATGGAAACGAGCTTTTCGCAAGGATTATACGGCCACCTGGCTCATGATTGGCTGCTTTTTAATGGTTGCGACGGTTATTAATGATTATTTAGTTGCACAAAATCTTTTGCCAACAGGTCAGCTTGCCATGTATGGTGCAACAGCGTTTGTCTTTTGTCAAGTGATTGCAACAAGCTATTCTTATGCAACAGAGCTTCAACGAGCAAAATATTTGAACAATGAATTGCAGCTGCTGAATCGCACATTGGATGATAAAGTACAAAAAAGCACGCAGGAGCTACTTGAGGTGAATGAGCATTTACAGCAGCAAGTTTGGATGGATGGGCTGACAAAGGTCTATAATCGCCAATATTTTAATGAGCAATGTGAAAAACTGCTTTCACACGGCATAAATATTGGGCTTATTTTGATGGATATTGACCGCTTCAAGGCATATAACGATTACTATGGGCATGTTAAGGGAGATGCAATACTACATACGGTGGCACAAAAGGCTTTACAGCAAGTCCCAGCAAACGGTTTTTTAGCACGCTATGGAGGCGAGGAATTTGCTGTTGTTTTAACAGACACAACGCAAGCACAATGCTTAGAAGTAGCAGAGACGATACGCCAAGCGGTGGAGCGAGAAGGCATAGAACATGAAGTAGTAGAAAGTAAAATCGTGACGACGAGCGCAGGTGTTATTTTTGCAACATGTTTAAATAACTATACAAAAATAACTGATTTCATTGACGCAGCGGATCACGCACTGTACAAGGCAAAGAAACAAGGACGCAATCGAGTTGTGATGATGGATTAA
- a CDS encoding VOC family protein has translation MTKGLLHHIELYVSNLEQSVTFWGWLLEELGYEPFQKWDGGQSWKLENTYIVFVQAEERFLDIAYHRCRVGLNHLAFHATSREHVDNMTKKLEERGVKILYKKQHPFAGGQQHYAVYFEDPDRMKVELVAPELQGSVVEKTQK, from the coding sequence TTGACTAAAGGGCTATTACATCATATCGAATTATATGTCTCCAATTTGGAGCAATCCGTTACGTTTTGGGGCTGGCTGTTAGAGGAATTAGGCTATGAACCGTTTCAAAAATGGGATGGCGGACAAAGCTGGAAGCTCGAAAATACATATATTGTGTTTGTTCAAGCAGAGGAACGATTTTTAGACATTGCTTATCATCGCTGCAGAGTGGGTCTGAATCATTTAGCCTTTCATGCAACCTCACGTGAGCATGTGGATAATATGACAAAAAAACTCGAAGAACGTGGCGTCAAAATCCTCTACAAGAAGCAGCATCCATTTGCTGGTGGACAGCAGCATTATGCCGTTTACTTTGAAGATCCAGACAGAATGAAAGTTGAATTAGTTGCTCCTGAATTACAGGGCTCTGTTGTTGAAAAAACGCAAAAATGA
- the trhO gene encoding oxygen-dependent tRNA uridine(34) hydroxylase TrhO codes for MKDYRVLLYYFYTTIEDPAEFSAQHLEQCKELELKGRILVATEGINGTVSGTIEATNAYMELMQNDPLFKGIVFKIDEVEGHAFKKMHVRPRPELVNLSLEDDVNPHEITGEYLSPAQFLEQMQREDTVVLDVRNTYEYDVGHFRGAIRPEVDNFRDTPQWVRENRELFEGKRVLTYCTGGIRCEKFSGWLKREGFEDVGQLHGGIATYGKDPETKGQLWDGQMYVFDERLTVPINQVEHVVVGRDHFDGTPCERYINCANPECNKQILTSEENEAKHLGGCTIECTKHERNRYIVRHNLTEEQVLQAIAALEQV; via the coding sequence ATGAAAGATTACCGCGTTTTACTGTATTATTTTTATACAACAATTGAAGATCCTGCTGAATTTTCAGCACAGCATTTAGAGCAGTGTAAGGAGCTTGAGCTAAAAGGTCGTATTTTAGTCGCAACAGAGGGCATTAACGGAACAGTATCAGGTACAATTGAAGCGACAAATGCTTATATGGAATTGATGCAAAATGACCCGTTATTTAAAGGAATTGTCTTTAAAATTGATGAGGTAGAAGGTCATGCATTCAAAAAAATGCATGTGCGTCCACGCCCTGAGTTAGTTAACTTAAGCCTAGAGGATGATGTCAATCCGCATGAAATTACAGGCGAATATTTATCCCCTGCGCAATTTTTAGAGCAAATGCAACGTGAGGATACAGTGGTATTAGATGTGCGTAACACATATGAGTATGATGTTGGTCATTTCCGTGGTGCCATTCGTCCAGAGGTTGACAACTTCCGTGATACACCACAATGGGTGCGTGAAAATCGCGAATTATTCGAAGGAAAGCGCGTTTTAACATATTGTACAGGCGGCATTCGCTGTGAGAAGTTTTCAGGCTGGCTAAAGCGTGAAGGCTTTGAGGATGTAGGGCAATTGCATGGTGGGATTGCAACATATGGTAAAGACCCTGAAACGAAAGGTCAGCTATGGGACGGACAAATGTATGTTTTTGATGAACGTTTAACTGTGCCAATTAACCAAGTGGAGCATGTCGTTGTTGGACGTGACCATTTCGATGGTACACCGTGTGAGCGCTACATTAATTGTGCAAATCCAGAATGTAACAAGCAAATTTTAACATCAGAAGAAAATGAAGCGAAGCATTTAGGCGGCTGTACGATTGAATGTACGAAGCATGAGCGCAATCGCTATATCGTTAGACATAATTTAACAGAAGAGCAAGTGCTACAAGCAATTGCTGCGCTTGAGCAAGTATAA
- a CDS encoding methyl-accepting chemotaxis protein, producing the protein MLKSMKWKMMFEIMLVVVIIIGAFSVYIYYTTSHNIKSNGEALVESVAMGMEGAIHSREKAEEIMEKEMLGQSVMASYIIQQGATYNDLKEIAERAGIDEIWSTDDKGNTGVTSVAPSIDFNFGSDPNGQAAEYMQLLDGRAQQIVQKAQIRDIDNEFYKFVGVGGWDVANPQIVQVARNGQQLLDLEASIGSEYYVNQLKEHLSATVLYAAMVSDSGEVLAATSEQALTDLGFTSQHFTDEALQQWTGEYDNERVTQYVKKLSNGSYLAISVSNAILTKIQVGTVIAALIVIAVIFIVTNLTLSRQVSRILAVRDSLEDIGQGEADLTKRIAASSQDEIGQLVVSFNAMMDNFQHIIRDLQQEANGIQHAAATIQHSASQTLQASQFIQTQSEQAAIGSSQQLTSTQESAYAMGELAQGIQHIAESITEIATISRTTEENATGGLAIMNQLQQHLKVIYEKNDSSVASTQELVKLSSTIGEFTKVITDIADQTNLLALNASIEAARAGEAGKGFAVVADEVRKLAEDSRTAAERISQVVTNVQHETTDIVQVIRSLATVLDEGHMTADKVQQSFEGINADIRSLAVEVDSVSGAAQEMAASTQEVTATMEDVSSLAKQTTSSMEDMAEQVKNQVASMDNMTNAITQLNDTVNSLERVAGHYKV; encoded by the coding sequence ATGCTAAAGTCGATGAAGTGGAAAATGATGTTTGAAATTATGTTAGTTGTTGTAATAATTATTGGGGCATTTTCAGTTTATATTTACTACACAACTTCTCACAATATAAAAAGCAATGGAGAGGCGTTAGTAGAGTCGGTTGCAATGGGGATGGAGGGCGCTATCCATTCACGGGAGAAGGCTGAAGAAATTATGGAAAAAGAGATGCTTGGACAGTCAGTTATGGCATCGTATATTATTCAGCAAGGGGCTACATATAACGATTTAAAAGAAATTGCGGAGCGTGCAGGCATTGATGAAATTTGGAGCACAGACGATAAAGGCAATACAGGTGTGACATCTGTTGCCCCGTCTATCGATTTCAACTTCGGGTCTGATCCGAATGGCCAAGCAGCTGAATATATGCAGCTATTAGACGGACGTGCACAGCAAATTGTTCAAAAGGCGCAAATTCGCGATATTGATAATGAGTTTTATAAATTCGTAGGTGTTGGTGGCTGGGATGTGGCAAATCCGCAGATTGTTCAAGTGGCGCGTAACGGTCAACAATTGTTAGATTTAGAGGCAAGCATCGGTAGCGAATATTATGTCAATCAGCTAAAGGAGCATTTATCTGCTACTGTTTTATATGCAGCGATGGTATCTGACAGCGGAGAAGTGCTAGCTGCTACATCAGAGCAAGCTTTAACAGATTTAGGCTTTACTAGTCAGCATTTTACTGATGAAGCTTTACAGCAGTGGACAGGAGAATACGATAATGAACGTGTCACACAATATGTAAAGAAGCTTTCAAACGGCTCTTATTTAGCTATTTCTGTATCCAATGCCATTTTAACAAAAATTCAAGTTGGTACAGTGATTGCTGCACTTATCGTGATTGCTGTTATTTTTATCGTGACAAATTTAACGCTCTCAAGACAAGTTTCTCGCATTTTAGCTGTGCGAGATTCATTGGAGGATATCGGACAGGGAGAGGCTGATTTAACGAAGCGTATTGCTGCAAGCTCACAGGATGAAATTGGGCAGCTTGTCGTATCCTTTAATGCGATGATGGATAATTTCCAGCACATTATTCGTGATTTACAGCAGGAGGCAAATGGTATTCAGCACGCAGCAGCAACGATTCAGCACAGTGCAAGTCAAACATTACAAGCATCGCAATTCATTCAAACGCAGTCAGAGCAGGCGGCAATAGGCTCTAGTCAGCAGCTTACAAGCACACAGGAAAGCGCCTATGCAATGGGCGAATTAGCACAAGGCATTCAGCATATTGCAGAATCTATTACGGAAATTGCCACGATTTCACGTACAACTGAAGAAAATGCCACTGGCGGCTTAGCCATTATGAATCAATTGCAGCAGCATTTGAAAGTGATTTATGAAAAAAATGATTCCTCTGTTGCGAGCACACAGGAATTAGTGAAGCTATCATCAACAATTGGTGAATTTACGAAGGTGATTACAGACATAGCGGATCAGACGAACTTGCTCGCATTAAATGCATCAATTGAAGCAGCACGTGCTGGTGAGGCGGGCAAAGGCTTTGCTGTCGTTGCAGATGAGGTGCGCAAGCTGGCAGAGGATTCGAGAACAGCAGCTGAACGCATTTCACAGGTTGTGACAAATGTACAGCATGAAACAACCGATATTGTACAAGTGATTCGCTCATTAGCAACTGTTTTAGATGAAGGGCATATGACAGCAGATAAAGTACAGCAATCGTTTGAGGGCATCAATGCAGATATTCGCTCATTAGCTGTAGAGGTGGACTCTGTTTCGGGGGCTGCACAGGAGATGGCGGCAAGCACGCAGGAGGTAACAGCGACGATGGAGGATGTTTCAAGCTTGGCAAAGCAAACAACTTCAAGCATGGAGGACATGGCAGAGCAAGTGAAAAATCAAGTGGCAAGCATGGACAATATGACTAATGCTATTACGCAATTAAATGACACGGTCAATAGCTTAGAGCGTGTCGCAGGGCATTATAAAGTATAA
- a CDS encoding glycerate kinase: MKIVISPDSFKGTMTASEAATSIERGVKQCLPDATTVLLPVADGGEGTLETLAQQLHTIQVLDPLGRAITASYGVLADGTTCVIEMAQASGLTLLQQSERNPAIASSYGTGQLIRHALEQDYREFIICIGGSATNDGGVGMLRALGLRLLDEAGVEVAHTIAGLYDVQQVDFSNWDEKIQHATFLVACDVDNPLVGEKGATAVFGKQKGVEDIAYFDTALTKWANIVEKEIGIRLHDYPGAGAAGGMGGALIAFLNGQLQQGIELVLQRLHFAQIIEGADLIITGEGQSDAQTLHGKAPFGVLTYAKKHNIPVLLLSGVIKDSELLSQYFQFCHAVVQNDVTVEMAMQRPAKYLTEATYQWMIKNFKNG, encoded by the coding sequence ATGAAAATTGTTATTAGCCCAGACTCATTTAAAGGAACGATGACGGCGTCCGAGGCAGCTACAAGTATCGAGCGTGGTGTGAAACAATGTCTGCCTGACGCAACAACAGTTTTGTTGCCTGTTGCTGATGGAGGAGAGGGAACATTAGAAACGCTTGCACAGCAATTACATACAATACAGGTACTTGACCCACTTGGCAGAGCCATTACTGCGAGCTACGGCGTATTGGCTGATGGCACAACATGTGTCATTGAAATGGCACAAGCTTCAGGGCTGACATTGCTACAACAGTCAGAACGTAACCCTGCAATCGCTTCAAGCTATGGTACAGGGCAATTGATTCGCCATGCGCTCGAGCAAGACTATCGAGAGTTTATTATATGTATCGGTGGCAGTGCGACGAACGACGGTGGCGTTGGCATGCTACGTGCATTAGGCTTGCGCTTATTAGATGAAGCAGGTGTAGAGGTGGCACATACAATCGCAGGTTTATATGATGTGCAGCAAGTAGATTTTTCTAATTGGGATGAAAAAATTCAGCACGCGACATTCCTAGTTGCCTGCGATGTGGATAATCCGCTTGTTGGCGAAAAAGGCGCAACAGCCGTGTTTGGCAAGCAAAAAGGTGTAGAAGACATCGCTTATTTTGACACAGCTTTAACAAAGTGGGCGAATATCGTGGAAAAGGAAATCGGTATTCGCCTGCATGATTATCCAGGTGCTGGTGCTGCTGGTGGGATGGGTGGAGCGTTAATTGCTTTTTTAAACGGTCAGCTTCAACAAGGTATTGAGCTTGTACTACAGCGCCTACATTTTGCACAAATCATTGAAGGCGCTGATTTAATTATTACTGGAGAAGGTCAGTCGGATGCGCAAACACTGCATGGTAAAGCGCCATTTGGTGTACTGACATATGCAAAAAAGCACAATATCCCTGTGCTTTTATTATCGGGAGTAATTAAGGATAGCGAATTATTGTCACAGTATTTCCAATTTTGTCATGCCGTTGTACAAAATGATGTTACAGTAGAAATGGCGATGCAGAGACCTGCAAAATATTTAACAGAGGCAACTTATCAGTGGATGATTAAAAATTTCAAAAATGGGTAA
- a CDS encoding GNAT family N-acetyltransferase, producing the protein MELRTINQDNYQECLNLHTADTNADFVDSVAWSLAEAWVFYDDSRPFAIYADNVMVGYVLMYIGDNNPQIINFMIDSRFQKRGYGSAAARLCVEYLWEEYNASRISLPVKLENITAQKFWSNIGFEITGDMEDGYLYMRLYIPEKYV; encoded by the coding sequence GTGGAGTTAAGAACAATTAATCAGGACAATTATCAAGAATGTTTAAACTTGCATACAGCTGATACCAATGCGGACTTTGTAGACTCTGTAGCGTGGTCTTTAGCCGAAGCGTGGGTGTTTTATGATGACTCACGCCCCTTTGCAATTTATGCCGATAATGTGATGGTGGGCTATGTTTTAATGTATATTGGCGACAATAATCCCCAAATCATAAATTTTATGATAGATAGTCGTTTTCAAAAAAGAGGCTATGGATCAGCAGCAGCTAGGCTTTGTGTTGAATATTTGTGGGAAGAATACAATGCAAGTAGGATTTCTTTACCAGTTAAATTAGAAAATATAACCGCACAAAAATTTTGGAGCAACATAGGCTTTGAAATAACAGGCGATATGGAGGATGGTTATCTTTATATGCGGTTGTACATACCAGAAAAATATGTCTAA
- the bioB gene encoding biotin synthase BioB produces MNWQQLANDVIEGKMLTNHEALAILHIPDEELLPLLHGAYTIRKHYYGNKVKLNMIMNAKSGYCPENCGYCSQSSISTAPIDKYPFITKEEILAGAKQAFDNQIGTFCIVASGRGPTRKDVNVVSEAVKEIKEQYGLKVCACLGLLKDEQAEQLKEAGVDRYNHNLNTSARHHDYITTSHTYEDRVNTVEMAKKHGLSPCSGAIIGMKETKQDVVDIAYALHALDADSIPVNFLNAIDGTKLEGTKELNPRYCLKVLALFRFINPTKEIRISGGREINLGTLQPLGLYAANSIFVGDYLTTAGQEKNKDYQMLEDLGFEIELTAKQREFCEISS; encoded by the coding sequence ATGAACTGGCAACAACTAGCGAACGATGTAATTGAGGGGAAAATGTTAACAAATCACGAAGCATTAGCTATTTTACACATACCAGATGAGGAGCTGTTACCGCTATTGCATGGTGCTTATACGATTCGTAAGCATTATTACGGCAATAAAGTAAAGCTGAATATGATCATGAATGCGAAAAGTGGCTATTGTCCTGAAAACTGTGGCTATTGCTCACAATCGTCCATTTCAACAGCCCCAATTGACAAGTATCCGTTTATTACGAAGGAGGAAATTTTAGCAGGGGCAAAGCAGGCGTTTGACAATCAAATTGGCACGTTTTGTATCGTTGCGAGTGGGCGAGGGCCGACACGTAAAGATGTCAATGTCGTGAGTGAGGCAGTCAAGGAAATTAAAGAGCAATATGGCTTGAAGGTTTGCGCCTGTCTTGGTTTATTAAAGGACGAGCAAGCGGAGCAGCTAAAGGAAGCAGGCGTTGATCGCTATAATCATAATTTAAATACGTCCGCAAGGCACCATGATTATATTACGACATCGCATACGTATGAGGATCGTGTCAATACGGTGGAAATGGCGAAAAAGCATGGACTTTCGCCTTGCTCAGGTGCGATTATTGGAATGAAGGAAACGAAGCAGGATGTGGTAGATATCGCTTATGCGCTTCATGCCCTTGATGCAGACTCAATTCCAGTTAACTTTTTAAATGCCATTGATGGCACAAAGCTTGAAGGGACAAAGGAATTAAATCCACGCTATTGCTTAAAGGTGCTCGCCTTGTTCCGCTTTATTAATCCAACGAAGGAAATTCGTATTTCCGGTGGACGAGAAATTAACTTAGGCACATTGCAGCCGTTAGGGCTATATGCGGCAAATAGCATTTTTGTTGGTGATTATTTAACGACAGCGGGGCAGGAGAAAAATAAAGATTATCAAATGCTTGAGGATTTAGGCTTTGAGATTGAGCTAACAGCGAAGCAACGGGAGTTTTGCGAAATTTCTAGTTAA
- a CDS encoding PTS sugar transporter subunit IIA, producing MTILAKENIRFNGQAKTKDEAIREVGNVLVEQGYVQASYVEKMLEREVLTSTYMGNMLAIPHGTEEAKAQVITSGLAVMIYANPIEWNGEEVRLVIGIAGAGGEHLELLSKIAIVCSEEENVERILNASSAEEVLLTFEEGDE from the coding sequence ATGACAATATTAGCAAAAGAAAATATTCGTTTTAATGGGCAAGCAAAGACGAAGGATGAGGCAATTCGTGAAGTCGGCAATGTATTAGTAGAGCAAGGCTATGTACAGGCTTCATATGTTGAGAAAATGTTAGAAAGAGAAGTGCTGACATCAACGTATATGGGTAATATGCTAGCCATTCCTCATGGTACAGAGGAGGCAAAGGCACAAGTTATTACATCGGGGCTTGCGGTGATGATTTATGCCAACCCAATTGAGTGGAACGGTGAAGAAGTGCGTTTAGTCATCGGTATTGCAGGGGCAGGTGGCGAGCATTTAGAGCTGCTTTCTAAAATTGCGATTGTTTGCTCAGAGGAAGAAAATGTGGAACGCATCTTGAACGCCTCTTCAGCTGAAGAAGTGCTATTAACATTTGAAGAGGGAGACGAGTAA
- a CDS encoding mannitol-1-phosphate 5-dehydrogenase gives MMKAVHFGAGNIGRGFIGALLSKSGYDVTFVDVNADIIQALKDKGSYTVLMAEENGAAEVISGVHALNSERELDAVVEAVAQADIVTTAVGPNILRFVAEPIAKGLEQKGNRPSLVIACENAIGATDTLRVHIEQHVDSEKLADILATTSFPNSAVDRIVPNQQHDELLTVAVEPFFEWVIDASMIQTEKPKLADALFVPDLTPFIERKLFTVNTGHATVAYLGYQKGYTTIYEAMQDQEIVATVRAVLQETGYVLTTVYDFDKEEQSAYIDKVLNRFSNSYVSDELIRVGRSPLRKLSRYERFIKPAMMLLQLGQQPVALLDGIKAAFQFDVTEDAESVELQTKLKTLPLIDVVVEVTGLTKEDELVSLILAKLEA, from the coding sequence ATGATGAAAGCAGTTCATTTTGGTGCTGGCAATATTGGACGTGGCTTTATCGGCGCACTTCTTTCTAAATCAGGCTATGATGTAACATTTGTGGATGTCAATGCTGACATTATCCAAGCACTGAAAGACAAGGGCAGTTATACGGTATTAATGGCAGAGGAAAACGGTGCAGCTGAAGTGATTTCAGGTGTTCACGCATTGAATTCTGAGCGTGAGCTGGATGCTGTAGTGGAGGCAGTGGCTCAGGCGGATATCGTGACAACGGCGGTAGGGCCGAATATTTTACGCTTTGTAGCAGAGCCGATTGCAAAAGGTTTAGAGCAAAAGGGCAATCGCCCATCGCTTGTTATTGCATGTGAAAATGCCATTGGCGCTACCGATACTTTACGTGTCCATATTGAGCAGCATGTGGATTCAGAAAAATTAGCAGATATTTTAGCAACGACAAGCTTCCCGAATTCAGCCGTTGATCGCATTGTGCCGAATCAACAGCATGACGAGCTGTTAACGGTTGCTGTTGAGCCTTTCTTTGAATGGGTAATTGATGCTTCGATGATTCAGACAGAGAAGCCAAAGTTAGCGGACGCTTTATTTGTGCCAGATTTAACACCATTTATTGAAAGAAAGCTGTTTACTGTTAATACAGGGCATGCAACAGTTGCTTATTTAGGCTATCAAAAGGGCTATACGACAATTTATGAGGCGATGCAAGATCAGGAAATTGTAGCAACGGTGCGTGCCGTTTTACAGGAAACAGGCTATGTGTTGACAACGGTATATGACTTTGACAAAGAGGAGCAAAGTGCCTACATTGATAAAGTGCTAAATCGTTTCAGCAATTCTTATGTATCCGATGAGCTAATTCGTGTCGGTCGTAGCCCATTGCGTAAATTAAGTCGCTATGAGCGATTTATTAAACCAGCAATGATGCTATTGCAGCTTGGTCAACAACCCGTCGCTTTATTAGATGGTATCAAGGCGGCATTCCAATTTGATGTGACCGAGGATGCTGAAAGCGTGGAACTACAAACAAAGCTTAAAACACTGCCATTAATAGATGTAGTTGTGGAAGTGACAGGCTTGACTAAGGAGGACGAGCTTGTTAGCCTAATTTTAGCTAAGCTAGAAGCATAG
- a CDS encoding biotin transporter BioY, which translates to MEIVSKSTTWRTVDLLYCSAFATLMMIGANITSFVPFLVAGGVPITLQTFFGVLAGLVLGRVKGAVACTVYMCIGLAGAPVFAKFTGGPAALVSPTFGFIISFIICAYIAGAIVERYQTTKAYIASALITMTLIYLLGTNWMYFAYQLWAAAPDGFSYKMAWAWMVPPMPKDVILAIVAGLLAYRLQKTLRILPIK; encoded by the coding sequence ATGGAAATAGTATCAAAAAGCACGACTTGGCGTACGGTGGATTTACTTTATTGCAGTGCGTTTGCAACATTAATGATGATTGGAGCAAATATTACGTCGTTTGTGCCGTTTTTAGTGGCGGGCGGTGTGCCCATTACACTGCAAACCTTTTTTGGTGTACTGGCAGGGCTTGTCCTTGGGCGTGTGAAAGGCGCCGTAGCATGTACGGTTTATATGTGTATTGGATTAGCAGGTGCACCTGTTTTTGCGAAATTTACAGGAGGTCCAGCCGCTCTCGTTTCACCGACATTTGGCTTTATCATTAGCTTTATTATTTGTGCATATATCGCTGGTGCGATTGTGGAGCGCTACCAAACAACAAAGGCTTATATCGCTAGCGCTTTAATTACAATGACATTAATTTATCTGTTAGGCACGAATTGGATGTACTTTGCCTATCAATTGTGGGCAGCCGCACCGGATGGCTTTAGCTATAAAATGGCATGGGCATGGATGGTGCCACCGATGCCGAAGGATGTTATTTTAGCGATTGTGGCAGGCTTACTGGCATATCGACTGCAAAAAACATTGCGTATTTTACCAATTAAATAG